Proteins found in one Diorhabda sublineata isolate icDioSubl1.1 chromosome 9, icDioSubl1.1, whole genome shotgun sequence genomic segment:
- the LOC130448827 gene encoding DENN domain-containing protein 5B encodes MSKLIDYFVICGLDYNSGLESDKYAEDNLHVSPLERSYKGKVLAHYPNNVSSNPFDESAVCMFSLPAGLKFRTQKHSVTQAPNFHSYVITREDGKRYYGFSLIFYEEVQNRDIREAMHTLQAMYITELSSGLKEHTMQTPQSKVPQSKSLPRYFKLSHNPSGAALTYYDICKDKLYVSKSIGIISQCGYVYAMRVFLENLYRCVPKHSNMTNSLSLESYVFNLLYEVQLPAPGKSLLVHLPPADPHLPLSNVIIQNTLPPYELPHHDYPLRLMFLWLGVDIIVQLFTCLLLEYQVLLRSTDPQKLMVVAESVMSLLFPFNWPHVYVPIMPASLHHFLDAPVPYLMGLYATSENIKVASEANLCYVDIDKCKVQLPEEMAAFPHLEPFTAEILSVLDKYSVHIPNTEYTRNTQDIISRSSTLPSRPHNLRKLSIHDTLETERPPSPPGSARSEALQRIADIVRRTGVTLEPKANHPSDSYSEDLKFNNAIREIFLNRFVHIFQSYENFVIFPNQDKEDWFNNRDSMQNFDKASFLSDQPEQDRMFLWRFLESQMFATLIDNKILSIWGECDSNLLIFDNRIKLLKNRYDRENHMRSLCYEPCISVHDTQKLIDRRLACPDFESPLPREIMNCRVINGRQFPILDKDILNKTPVLNKGSIPRASTFKTGLSFSKPPEGPNERHSKSSNSQDMSPAVIAHKNWSFVDKLLKDCKVKTKRMLLAKLGSEGVTLSSSNVTDSFGAIEETTLITSLCDFLERVWSHGLQKKRNKSALWSHLLAYQEKYQYIPKKDNGEFELTTNLENWTGQFEDSKLRSELPELPSSILFDIGNIQSMTDVKTAIGMARVWVRLALEKKQLSKHLRTLLSDQTLLRALYKRQAFVRSEEEREQFLYHLLSLNAVDYFCFTCTYVTTVIPYRIVIVPNKKGATSSANVWMVLSGTLSETTRIVIPKATLNFKIKHKNLGVLTTFRIGHDNSGLYAKWMIDYIIVRNDISGHTYKFPCGRWLGRGVDDGSTERLLVGSLMSKKEELEDITVKSSTGSLGRSTPRSRSPAIAPRTEMKSSQIQHMLGDCVNKIIKWHHRRTSERHTTLTALICSDNGLVSCLEKVFLLGFKSARLFMGKHYLWDYFVRVKEQFELELLQEVSGNRTHSLEKNHQETVAVWRCYCHLIEEINQTSKTLGKDGKFQQFICLSVREHLLHRMLIPMSKCKVTSEMYEENSFLRKKGLLTFLWQILLPLDDLDVVLEKTVSDGISSPLSHI; translated from the exons ATGAGCAAACTGATTGACTACTTTGTAATATGTGGACTTGACTATAATTCTGGACTAGAATCAGACAAATACGCAG AGGATAATCTACATGTCTCTCCATTGGAACGATCATACAAAGGAAAAGTTTTGGCACACTATCCCAACAATGTTTCATCAAATCCTTTTGATGAATCAGCTGTTTGTATG TTTTCTTTGCCAGCTGGACTCAAATTTCGTACTCAAAAGCATTCGGTAACTCAAGCTCCAAattttcattcctatgttataACAAGAGAAGATGGGAAAAGATATTATGGATTCAGTCtaatattttatgaagaagTACAAAATCGAGATATCAGAGAAGCAATGCATACATTGCAG gCTATGTATATCACTGAATTGTCAAGTGGACTGAAAGAACATACTATGCAAACACCTCAAAGTAAAGTACCACAGTCAAAATCTTTACCTAGATATTTCAAACTGAGTCATAATCCGAGTGGTGCAGCTTTAACCTATTATGATATCTGTAAAGACAAGTTGTATGTGTCAAAAAGTATTGGTATAATCAGTCAGTGTGGCTATGTTTATGCCATGAGggtatttttggaaaatttatatag gtgTGTTCCTAAACATTCTAATATGACAAATAGTCTCAGTTTGGAAAGTTATGTATTCAATTTGTTATATGAA GTTCAGTTACCAGCGCCTGGTAAAAGTTTGTTGGTTCACTTGCCACCTGCAGATCCTCATTTACCTCTATCAAATGTCATAATACAAAATACTTTACCCCCGTATGAACTTCCCCATCATGATTATCCTTTAAGACTGATGTTTTTATGGCTAGGAGTTGATATTATTGTGCAGCTGTTCACTTGTCTCTTACTAGAGTACCAGGTTCTATTACGGAGTACAG ATCCTCAAAAATTGATGGTTGTTGCAGAAAGCGTTATGTCTTtgttatttccatttaattGGCCTCATGTGTATGTGCCAATAATGCCTGCATCATTGCATCACTTTTTGGACGCCCCTGTCCCTTATTTGATGG gacTCTATGCAACATCAGAAAATATAAAGGTGGCCTCAGAAGCTAATCTATGTTATGTAGATATAGATAAATGTAAAGTACAATTACCAGAAGAGATGGCAGCTTTTCCACATTTAGAACCTTTTACTGCTGAAATTTTATCCGTTTTGGACAAATATAGTGTTCACATTCCTAACACTGAATATACTAGAAATACTCAG gACATTATTTCGAGAAGTAGCACATTACCAAGCCGACCGCACAATCTAAGAAAATTGTCTATACATGATACTCTCGAAACTGAACGACCACCATCTCCCCCTGGATCTGCTAGGTCAGAAGCTCTTCAACGAATTGCCGATATTGTGCGGAGAACGGGAGTGACTTTAGAACCAAAAGCAAATCATCCTTCAGATTCCTATAGTGAAGATCTCAAATTTAATAATGCCATAAGAgagatatttttgaatagattCGTGCATATATTTcaatcatatgaaaattttgtgatatttcCCAATCAG gaTAAAGAAGACTGGTTTAACAATAGAGATTCGAtgcaaaattttgataaagctTCGTTTTTATCTGATCAGCCTGAACAAGATCGAATGTTTTTGTGGAGATTTCTAGAGTCTCAGATGTTTGCTACTTTAattgataacaaaatattgtcaatatgGGGTGAATGTGACAGTAATCTATTGATATTcgataatagaataaaattattaaaaaataggtACGATCGAGAGAATCATATGCGATCTTTATGTTATGAGCCATGCATCAGTGTTCATGATACTCAGAAGCTGATTGATAGAAGATTGGCATGTCCTGATTTTGAATCTCCATTACCAAGAGAAATTATGAATTGCAGAGTTATTAATGGTCGACAATTTCCTATTTTAG ATAAggatatattgaataaaacacCAGTACTCAATAAGGGAAGCATTCCAAGAGCTAGTACTTTTAAAACAGGATTGAGTTTTTCAAAACCACCTGAAGGGCCTAATGAAAGACATTCAAAAAGTTCCAACAGTCAGGATATGTCACCAGCTGTTATAGCACATAAAAATTGGAGTTTTGTTGATAAGCTTCTAAAA GACTGTAAGGTGAAAACAAAGAGAATGTTACTTGCCAAATTAGGGTCAGAAGGAGTGACCTTATCTAGTAGTAACGTGACAGACAGTTTCGGAGCCATTGAAGAAACCACTTTAATAACATCGTTATGCGACTTTCTCGAAAGAGTGTGGTCCCATGGCCTACAAAAAAAGAGGAATAAATCGGCGCTATGGTCTCATTTACTTGCctatcaagaaaaatatcaatatatacCTAAAAAAGATAATGGCGAATTTGAGTTGACTactaatttagaaaattggacAGGTCAGTTCGAAGATTCCAAATTAAGATCAGAATTACCCGAGTTGCCATCTTCTATATTGTTCGACATAGG GAATATTCAATCCATGACAGACGTTAAGACAGCTATAGGAATGGCCCGTGTATGGGTACGACTAGCATTAGAGAAGAAACAACTATCAAAACATTTACGCACATTGCTTTCCGATCAGACACTACTTAGAGCTCTTTACAAACGACAAGCATTTGTACGTTCTGAAGAAGAACGTGAACAATTTCTTTATCATTTACTCTCTTTAAATGCCGTTGATTACTTCTGTTTCACATGCACCTATGTAACAACTg TGATACCATACCGTATTGTAATAGTACCAAATAAAAAAGGAGCAACATCTTCAGCAAATGTCTGGATGGTTCTATCTGGTACACTATCAGAAACAACTCGTATAGTAATTCCTAAAGCTACACTAAACTTTAAAATCAAA CACAAAAATTTGGGAGTTCTTACAACATTTAGAATTGGACATGATAATTCTGGGTTATATGCTAAATGGATGATTGATTACATTATTGTTAGGAATGATATTTCTGGGCACACATACAA GTTTCCATGTGGTCGTTGGTTGGGAAGAGGAGTAGATGATGGTTCAACAGAAAGGCTATTGGTTGGTAGTTTGATGTCCAAAAAGGAAGAACTTGAAGATATAACAGTAAAATCCAGTACGGGTAGCTTAGGGCGTTCTACACCTAGATCAAGATCACCTGCGATTGCTCCAAGGACAGAAATGAAATCGTCACAAATTCAGCATATGTTAG GTGATtgtgttaataaaataataaaatggcaCCACAGAAGAACATCAGAACGTCATACAACCTTGACAGCACTCATTTGTAGTGATAATGGGCTAGTTTCATGTTTAGAAAAGGTTTTCTTGTTAGGTTTCAAATCTGCAAGGCTTTTTATGGGAAAACATTATTTATGGGACTATTTTG TGAGAGTCAAAGAACAATTTGAATTAGAATTATTACAAGAAGTATCAGGTAATCGAACGCACAGtctagaaaaaaatcatcaagaaaCAGTTGCAGTTTGGAGATGCTACTGTCatttaattgaagaaattaaccAAACCAGTAAAACTTTGGGGAAGGATGGTAAATTTCAACAGTTTATTTGTCTTAGTGTTAG AGAACATCTACTACATAGAATGTTAATACCAATGTCAAAGTGTAAAGTCACATCAGAGATGTATGAAGAAAACTCATTTCTACGAAAGAAAGGTCTACTAACTTTTCTCTGGCAAATTCTATTACCATTGGATGATTTGGATGTAGTTCTTGAAAAAACTGTGTCTGATGGAATTTCTTCGCCGTTGTCtcatatataa
- the LOC130448826 gene encoding tRNA-dihydrouridine(20a/20b) synthase [NAD(P)+]-like has translation MSTKSDKNIVDLFRDKKMVKICAPMVRYSKLQFRNLVKFYDCDLTFTPMILADSFCQSEKARRNEFKTNSLDDPLVIQFAANTVHDFVGAAYLAAPYCNGVDLNCGCPQKWAKDQELGCEILKKPELLYDIVRQCRNRIPKPFSVSVKIRLLYDIKETVEICRQLEKCDVSFLTVHARYPQQSVGEINRDALRLIRESCDKPVVGNGGITTLEDCFKLHEYTGCSGVMVANGILTNPTLFANNPLTTIDCVQNWLDICYNSTITLDKYAKEQEHPSCTIPERPPNLIFQCFHHHLVFMLEKLLPRKKRQYFNNLKTFSSVLQFLDDTFCIRPRLFEPEKFLKYLTLNLDYSDRHSMYENLKPNNLHIEDVFSIYDPQNTDGKYFSTKTKSENCDWSDIFLENG, from the coding sequence atgtctaCTAAAAGTGATAAAAACATAGTTGATCTTTTTCGAGATAAAAAGATGGTGAAAATATGTGCTCCTATGGTACGTTACAGCAAACTTCAATTCAGAAACTTGGTAAAATTTTATGATTGTGACTTAACGTTTACTCCAATGATCTTAGCAGATTCATTTTGTCAAAGTGAGAAAGCTAGAAGAAACGAGTTCAagacaaattcattggatgatCCACTAGTGATACAATTTGCAGCTAATACAGTTCATGATTTTGTTGGTGCAGCTTATTTGGCAGCACCTTATTGCAATGGAGTAGATTTGAATTGTGGTTGTCCCCAAAAATGGGCCAAAGACCAAGAATTGggatgtgaaattttgaaaaaaccagAATTACTTTATGACATTGTTAGACAGTGTAGAAACCGCATTCCAAAACCCTTTTCAGTTAGTGTTAAAATAAGACTCTTATATGATATTAAAGAAACTGTTGAGATATGTAGGCAATTAGAAAAATGTGACGTGAGTTTTTTAACAGTTCATGCCCGCTATCCTCAACAGAGTGTAGGAGAAATTAATAGAGATGCTTTACGACTGATAAGAGAAAGCTGTGATAAGCCCGTAGTAGGTAATGGTGGTATAACAACATTAGAAGATTGCTTCAAATTACATGAGTACACAGGATGTAGTGGTGTTATGGTTGCTAATGGGATATTAACAAACCCAACATTGTTTGCTAATAATCCCCTTACAACAATAGATTGTGTACAAAACTGGTTAGATATTTGTTATAATAGTACCATAACATTGGACAAGTATGCCAAAGAACAGGAACATCCAAGTTGTACTATTCCAGAAAGACCTCCAAACCTTATATTTCAGTGTTTTCATCATCATTTAGTTTTTATGTTGGAAAAGTTGCTACCAAGAAAGAAAAGAcagtatttcaataatttgaaaacatttagttctgttttacaatttttagatgATACTTTTTGTATTAGACCAAGATTATTTGAACccgaaaaatttttaaaatatcttacTTTAAATTTGGATTATAGTGATAGACATAGTATGTATGAAAACTTAAAACCTAACAATTTACATATTGAAGATGTGTTTAGTATATATGACCCTCAGAATACAGATGGGAAATACTTTTCAACAAAAACTAAGTCTGAAAATTGTGATTGGTCAGACATATTCCTTGAAAATGGGTAA